The Culex quinquefasciatus strain JHB chromosome 2, VPISU_Cqui_1.0_pri_paternal, whole genome shotgun sequence genome contains the following window.
TCCACGTGGTGTATAAGTGTCCCCAAAATGTAGAACAATTTCTCTTATCTTTGcatgtaatttttatttgtttaaatgaCCAAATCCACTACAATattcgattttgattttttcttttcaaaaattcattgtgATCATTTTGCATCATGTAACTGAATAACACGAAATGTGTTCATTTCTCGAAAATCAATCAACGACTCAAACGCCACAAGCACGCACAAgtgctttgaaaatttgaccttcGTTGCACTGCTGCACCTGGAAACGGCCCATGACACAGATCACAAACTGCTTGGGGTTCGTTGGGTGAGGCAGAATATCTATTACGATACCACGGCACAACTCGGCAACGGTTGGCGGGGCGGCAGTCGTGGCTACCTCAGTCGTGGCTACCTCAGTCGTGGCCACCTCAGTCGTGGCAGGTTCCCCGGTGGTTGCCTCCTCCGTAACGATTTCGGTTTGGGCAGACTCTGAAGTTGTCTCATCGGTGCCAGTCGTAGTAGTTTCGTCCGAGTTTTCTCCAGATGTTTCCTTGGAAGATTCCTTGGAAGATTCCTTAGATGACTCCTTAGACGATTCCTTGGACGATTCCTTGGACGATTCCTTGGAGGACTCCTTGGATGATTCCTTCGAAGCTGCCGTCGTCGTAGCATCTTCAGTGGTAGTTTGCTCCGCAACGGTTGTCTCCTCCGTactctcggatgactcagacccaTCCCAGCAGGTGACTCTTGGGCGTTTGTCGCAAACCTGGCGGTTGACGTCGAAGAAGGTTCCCATGGGTTGACAGCGCACCTTCATTTCTCGACCCTGCTGGCAGACGACGTAGAACTGGCAATCGAGGGATGGCATGATGGTTCCACTCGCGACATCCTTACAACGGTTAGTTGATTTCGGCGCGGCACTGACTGTAGCCACAAGGGCTAGGGCAAGGATTAACACAAAAGATCTCATCTTGAACGTTTCGGTCACTAGATTCAAGTGATACTCAACGTCAGAAATCTTGCTCTTATATATTTATcccaacacattttttatttctaagaaAATTCATCTGCTTTGCGACTCATTGTTCGTTTGATAATAAAtcttttcagttaaaaaaaattgcacgcgCAAACTCGTTGCTCGGTTATCATAGGTTATCATCCAGTTCTAGGAATGAACCTGTGAAAACCaacaaaattgttaattttgcgAGCTTATCTATGTTTATTTACTTATTTTcatcataattaatatttttggaatttgatcTGACATAATAAAATAGaacatgtgggtaattctccgccaactcagaCAGCAGTTGACCCGACCCcttttcaatttgcgtgaaactttgtcatatggggtaacttttgtccctgaaccagatccgaggtccgtttattgatatctcgtgatgaaGGGACggaacgaccccttccattttgaacatgcgaaaaaagagatgtttttcaaaactttttttcgtaaaatcgcgttaaatcaaaattttagtaattgtctgctctacaactttgtagaacattattacactcttaaaaataactctgcaaagttagaaaaaacacgaaacattaaaatgaaaatttttattctaaatgaaaaaatgacccttctgggtcaatgtagattcgaaaagtacattaaatttaccttaaaatgacatgttccaaaactttttacagtcaagtaacggaaaatggcagagtttttaaaacttgtttagtgtttttcgatgaagaatacgtttttttcggaattctgagtacgccattaaatcgggcgtcttattttacataaaagttcctttgacaccaaatttctagctCATCACAGTTTCAGacggcaaaatattgaaaaacaccccttTTTTTCGCAcgctcaaaaatgaaaggggtcataccgcccctccgtcactcGCTTATACACTAAATCCAAGGATAAAAATACATGCGAATACATGCTCTTCCCATTCGAATCTTCAGAAACATAATAGTACGCTAATACATACTTGGAGGATTTTGAATAGAAGGTTTCGTTTTGCCAACAAAGTTCGACCCTTGGGAGctaaactaaattgaaatacaAATTCACTAACTTCTGAAGTCCAGAATCTTGACTGTCATCTCAAATGCAATTAGATACCAGAAATCAATTAAACTCATTGAAGTATATTTGGGTAAACAAAACATCAAAGAttgatgatttattttgaaaaacttagtTTTACGCGATTTGCTGAACGTGGGAGAAGGTTTCATCTGACTCTTCCGAAGACGAtgaagaagaggaagaagaggaagaagatGATGAAGAAGaagatgatgacgatgatgaagaaGAAGATTTTGATTCCTCCGACGTTTCTTCCGAAGTTTCTTCCGACGAGGACTTGGAATCGGTAGTGGTTCCCTCGGTGGTCTCCGATCCTTCCGTTGTTGCCTCTTCTCCATCCCAGCACGTGACATCCGACTGACTATCGCACACCATCCGGTTGACATCGAAGAAGGTTCCCATGGGAGTGCATCGCACTTGGTGCTCAAATCCTCTTCGGCAAACGACAAAGTACTGACACTGGACTGACGGCAAGACGGTTCCGTTCGGTACGTCCGCACAGCGGTCAGTTGATCTTGGCACGGCACTAACCGTGGCCACGAAGGCCAACGCAAGGAAGCACACGAGGAGTTTCATATTACACTTTTGAAAAGCTGGAAGCAAACAGTAGCTGTTGGAGGGAATCTCCTCCTTAAATATTGATCCGAGCCCATTCATCCGGTGATAACTCGTATCGGTTGTAAAATTTGGACGAAGGAATCTGCACGCGCCGGTATTTCTATGGTACATCTCCTCGTTCATATTAGAGTGactagaaaaaaaaggaaatttatgCCCAAAATTGCGCATTTACTTCACTGCAAACATTTAGAAATATGTTGAATTGAGCGTACTTCCCTCCTGCTACCGCCAGTGATTGCAATATATTTGGCAGTTTGGTAATTTTTGCGAACGATTCCTTATACGCGTAGGTtagattttgccttcctcactgaggtaaggctataatcctgctctaaaactgaactttttattaaaagctcgaagacccacctgcatgtatacatatcgactcagaatcgaaaactgaacaaatgtctgtgtgtgtgtgaatgtgtttgtatgtatgtatgtgaccaaaattctcactgagttttctcagcactggctgaaccgatttggaccaaaccagttgcaatcgacttggtttagagtcccatacatcgctattgaattgtttgaagtttcgataactagttcaaaagttacgcataaaaatgtgttttcacataaatccggatctcatttatatgcatgtaaacgatgtccggatccatcatcgttggttaggtaatcaaaagacctttccattgagtccacaacattgaagatctggcaaccctgtctcaagttatgaccacttaagtgatatttatgtacttttgtgaagccggatctcaattaaatgtatacaaacgttgtccggatccgtcatccgatccatcgttggttagtaattgagagacctttccaacgatcttacaacattgaagatctggcaaccctgtctcaagttatgaccacttaagtgatatttatgtacttttttgaagccggatctcaattaaatgtatgcaaacgatgtccggatccgtcatccgacccatctttggttaggtaatcgagagaccattccaacgagtcctcaaaagtgaagatctggcaaccctgtttcgagttatgaccacttaagttgaATCTGtctacttatttttctggatctaaaaaaagctgaaatatgtgtccaaaccactcatattacccattgttggtaaaaagtgaggaaggcatcaaccacataggtggattatgttagtttttgctatacatttggTTTGGAAAAGGTTTGTAGTTAGAGTCTAAGCCCTAAAAATGTTACACGATTTTCACGAGTTTTATCCCATTTAAAATCCAAGGGCAGCTACAAACAAGCCTCGTAATACTTAATAATATAAGACCACTGTTGAGGACTAGCATATTTATAATAAGAAATT
Protein-coding sequences here:
- the LOC119766522 gene encoding probable cell wall protein PGA41; translated protein: MRSFVLILALALVATVSAAPKSTNRCKDVASGTIMPSLDCQFYVVCQQGREMKVRCQPMGTFFDVNRQVCDKRPRVTCWDGSESSESTEETTVAEQTTTEDATTTAASKESSKESSKESSKESSKESSKESSKESSKESSKETSGENSDETTTTGTDETTSESAQTEIVTEEATTGEPATTEVATTEVATTEVATTAAPPTVAELCRGIVIDILPHPTNPKQFVICVMGRFQVQQCNEGQIFKALVRACGV